In Desulfuromonas sp. KJ2020, a single window of DNA contains:
- a CDS encoding Fe-S-containing protein → MTEQDKKQQFEQPAQNKLPRLVIILTILVALATAAWTVIPGGAAGSKLLKAEGGVVQIDQADLADGQARYYRVQGADNEINFFLVKSKDGEIRSAFDTCDVCFRAKKGYRQEGDSMICNNCNQAFKTELVGVIKGGCNPAPLAKELRDGKVIITLADLEQGSWYFAGQPQKGSM, encoded by the coding sequence ATGACCGAGCAGGACAAAAAACAACAATTTGAACAGCCGGCCCAAAATAAGCTGCCGCGCCTTGTCATCATCCTGACGATTCTGGTCGCGTTGGCGACCGCCGCCTGGACGGTAATTCCCGGCGGTGCTGCAGGCAGTAAATTGCTGAAGGCCGAAGGGGGCGTGGTGCAGATTGACCAGGCCGATCTTGCCGACGGGCAAGCCCGGTACTATCGGGTACAGGGGGCGGACAACGAAATCAACTTCTTTCTGGTCAAAAGCAAAGATGGAGAAATCCGCTCGGCCTTTGATACCTGTGACGTCTGTTTCAGGGCCAAAAAAGGCTACCGGCAGGAAGGGGACTCCATGATCTGCAACAACTGCAATCAGGCCTTCAAGACGGAACTGGTCGGGGTGATCAAGGGCGGCTGCAACCCGGCGCCCCTTGCCAAAGAACTGCGTGACGGCAAGGTGATCATTACGCTGGCGGACCTGGAGCAGGGGAGTTGGTACTTTGCGGGTCAACCGCAAAAAGGGTCCATGTAA
- a CDS encoding FtsX-like permease family protein: MKLETIAFNNIRRRKGRMAFLLAGLLLGIGTVVTLVSLSRSLTAEAQHKLENFGANILITPRSDQLSLSYGGVSLGGVTVEAEEIRQDDLALLKTIPNARNIAAVAPKLLGSARVGAERVLLMGVDPELEFALKRWWSVKGEPLKKDDEVVAGSNVARRLDLQPGDRIELYGRQFTVSGILEQTGGQDDHLLLASLGVVQHLLQKPGMISLVEVAALCGDCPVEDMVRQISAVMPEVEVNALQQIVKTRMHALEQFELFSWLVAAVVLLVGALVVFVTMMGAVNERTREIGIFRALGFRRSHVMRLILVESASVSLVAGILGYLAGTAASRAVLPFFREGQGAHGAHGDHMELILWSPELAVGAVVLAVVVGCLASFYPALHASRMDPNEALRAL; the protein is encoded by the coding sequence ATGAAACTTGAAACGATTGCCTTCAATAACATCCGTCGTCGCAAGGGGCGCATGGCCTTTCTGCTGGCTGGCCTGCTGCTCGGCATCGGCACCGTGGTGACTCTGGTCTCTCTTTCGCGCTCCCTGACGGCCGAAGCCCAGCACAAGCTGGAAAACTTCGGCGCCAATATCCTCATCACGCCACGCAGCGACCAGCTTTCCCTCTCCTATGGCGGCGTCAGCCTGGGTGGGGTGACTGTGGAGGCCGAGGAAATTCGGCAGGACGATCTCGCCCTGCTCAAGACCATCCCCAATGCCCGCAACATCGCCGCCGTGGCCCCCAAGCTGCTGGGTTCGGCCCGGGTGGGCGCGGAACGCGTCCTGCTGATGGGGGTGGATCCGGAGCTGGAGTTTGCTCTCAAACGCTGGTGGTCCGTAAAGGGTGAGCCCCTTAAAAAGGACGACGAGGTGGTGGCGGGCAGCAACGTGGCCCGGCGCCTTGATCTGCAGCCGGGTGACCGCATTGAGCTGTACGGACGGCAGTTTACCGTCAGTGGCATCCTCGAGCAGACCGGCGGCCAGGACGATCATCTGCTGCTGGCCTCGTTGGGCGTCGTTCAGCACCTGTTGCAGAAGCCGGGGATGATTTCCCTGGTCGAGGTCGCCGCTCTTTGTGGGGACTGTCCCGTCGAGGACATGGTGCGGCAGATCAGCGCTGTCATGCCGGAGGTCGAGGTCAATGCGCTGCAGCAGATCGTCAAGACCCGCATGCACGCGCTTGAACAGTTTGAGCTCTTTTCCTGGCTGGTCGCGGCGGTTGTGCTGCTGGTAGGCGCCCTGGTGGTTTTCGTCACCATGATGGGGGCGGTCAACGAGCGCACACGGGAGATCGGCATCTTCCGCGCTCTCGGTTTCCGCCGCAGTCATGTCATGCGTCTGATCCTGGTGGAATCGGCCAGTGTCAGCCTGGTGGCCGGAATCCTGGGTTATCTGGCCGGCACGGCGGCCTCGCGAGCGGTGTTGCCCTTCTTTCGCGAGGGCCAGGGCGCCCACGGCGCTCACGGCGACCACATGGAGTTGATTCTCTGGAGCCCTGAGCTGGCGGTTGGGGCCGTGGTGCTGGCCGTGGTCGTTGGTTGTCTGGCTTCCTTCTATCCGGCTCTGCATGCCAGCCGCATGGATCCCAACGAGGCCCTCCGGGCTCTTTAA
- a CDS encoding ABC transporter ATP-binding protein: MALIQIQNLGKRYESEGDCVEALKHVDLTIEKGTFLGVMGASGSGKSTFLSLLGGLSKPSTGTIHIDGIDIYNLSVERLADFRREYLGFVFQSFNLVPYLTAMENVMLPLAVKPLSKAKKMTMVEKALAQVGLSHRQRHLPNQLSGGEQERVAIARALVNEPPLILADEPTGSLDSETSRGIMQLFADLNAAGQTIIMVTHNIENLDYFDRTIHLRDGRIVEDRPRRFNGQKKAV, encoded by the coding sequence ATGGCTCTTATCCAGATACAAAATTTGGGAAAACGTTACGAGAGCGAGGGCGACTGCGTCGAGGCGCTGAAGCATGTTGACCTCACCATCGAAAAGGGGACCTTTCTCGGCGTCATGGGGGCATCCGGTTCGGGAAAAAGCACGTTTCTAAGCCTGCTGGGCGGCCTCAGCAAGCCGAGTACCGGCACGATTCACATCGACGGCATTGACATCTACAACCTGTCGGTGGAACGGCTGGCCGATTTTCGGCGGGAATACCTCGGATTTGTCTTCCAGTCCTTCAACCTGGTTCCCTATCTGACCGCCATGGAAAACGTCATGCTGCCCCTGGCGGTCAAGCCGCTTTCCAAGGCCAAGAAGATGACCATGGTCGAGAAAGCGCTGGCGCAGGTCGGCCTCTCGCATCGCCAGCGGCACCTGCCCAACCAGCTTTCCGGGGGGGAGCAGGAGAGGGTCGCCATCGCCCGCGCGCTGGTCAACGAGCCGCCGCTCATTCTGGCTGATGAACCGACAGGCAGTCTCGATTCGGAGACGAGCCGCGGCATCATGCAGCTTTTTGCCGACCTCAATGCGGCCGGCCAGACCATTATCATGGTCACCCACAATATTGAAAATCTCGACTATTTCGACCGCACCATTCATCTGCGGGACGGTCGGATAGTCGAGGATCGTCCCCGACGATTCAACGGACAGAAGAAGGCGGTCTGA
- a CDS encoding zinc ribbon domain-containing protein: protein MMLLFLLLFASLALAVVRQVERLDAVPEPPGGCCPGCGNAVEADWMICPRCKELLQNVCPGCGRSLPVFHRFCADCGSPRAKDYGGGEHDQKS from the coding sequence ATGATGCTCCTCTTCCTATTACTTTTCGCTTCTCTCGCTCTAGCGGTTGTTCGCCAGGTGGAGCGCCTCGATGCGGTGCCTGAGCCGCCAGGCGGCTGCTGTCCCGGCTGTGGGAACGCGGTGGAGGCGGACTGGATGATCTGTCCGCGCTGCAAGGAACTTCTGCAGAACGTCTGCCCGGGATGCGGCAGAAGCCTGCCGGTCTTCCACCGCTTCTGTGCTGATTGCGGAAGCCCGCGGGCCAAAGACTACGGGGGAGGGGAACATGACCAAAAAAGTTAA
- a CDS encoding nitrogen regulation protein NR(II): protein MTDGLGSLPREGRWRWAVVLGLVIAISLGHYLVDVDQHHYHDIFRRSYYLPIILAGLWFQLRGGLAVAILVSVVYAPHVVFQWGAHPEAQWEQYLEILLYHVIGGVTGLLSLKERSQRLKLEKTARRLNASYQTLKDQASQILTFEEHLVRASRSTALVELAAGLAHEIRNPLGSIRGTAEILKDETISSEQRSEFADILLREVDRMNHVVADFLQFARPVELGKKPCDLNALLWELVIFTTEECHRAKISVRFDPGDIPSVPVDSDQTRQVFLNLLLNAVQAMADGGALRIATHRLDDSLVVRFVDNGPGIAPEMLPKIFNPFFTTKQTGTGLGLAISQRIIQVHGGHISVQSRVGQGTTFEVQLPLGDEASSGSTTG from the coding sequence ATGACGGACGGGTTAGGGAGCTTGCCGAGAGAAGGGCGCTGGCGCTGGGCCGTGGTTCTGGGGCTGGTGATTGCCATCTCCCTCGGCCACTACCTGGTCGACGTCGACCAGCACCATTATCACGACATCTTTCGCCGCAGCTACTACCTCCCCATCATCCTGGCGGGTCTGTGGTTTCAGTTGCGGGGCGGACTGGCGGTCGCCATTCTGGTTTCCGTGGTCTACGCTCCTCATGTGGTCTTCCAGTGGGGGGCCCACCCTGAAGCGCAATGGGAGCAGTACCTGGAGATTCTGCTCTATCATGTCATCGGGGGCGTGACTGGCCTGCTCTCCCTCAAAGAGCGATCGCAGCGTTTAAAACTCGAAAAAACCGCACGCCGACTCAATGCGAGCTATCAGACCCTCAAAGACCAGGCCAGCCAGATTCTCACCTTTGAAGAACATCTCGTGCGCGCCTCCCGCTCCACCGCCCTGGTGGAACTGGCGGCCGGGCTGGCTCACGAGATCCGCAATCCCCTTGGCTCGATTCGTGGCACCGCCGAAATCCTCAAGGATGAGACAATTAGCTCTGAACAGCGCAGCGAATTCGCCGATATTCTGCTGCGGGAGGTGGACCGTATGAACCACGTTGTCGCCGATTTTCTTCAGTTCGCCAGGCCCGTCGAACTCGGTAAAAAACCCTGCGACCTCAATGCCCTTCTGTGGGAACTTGTGATTTTTACCACCGAGGAATGTCACCGTGCGAAGATATCCGTCCGGTTTGACCCGGGCGACATCCCCTCTGTGCCGGTCGACTCCGATCAGACTCGCCAGGTTTTTCTGAATCTTCTCCTCAATGCGGTCCAGGCCATGGCCGATGGTGGTGCCTTGCGTATTGCTACGCATCGGCTCGATGACAGCCTCGTTGTGCGCTTTGTCGACAACGGCCCCGGCATCGCTCCGGAGATGCTGCCCAAAATTTTCAATCCCTTCTTCACCACCAAGCAGACGGGCACTGGCCTCGGCCTGGCCATTTCCCAGCGCATCATCCAGGTTCACGGCGGCCACATCAGCGTGCAAAGCCGGGTAGGGCAGGGGACAACCTTTGAAGTACAGCTCCCCTTAGGAGATGAGGCGTCTTCAGGTTCTACCACCGGATAA
- a CDS encoding DUF2061 domain-containing protein, with product MESTRRSIAKSLSWRILATLITSAVAYAVTGRGEFAATIGLVDTGFKFFIYFGHERLWNRIPYGRLEKQPEYFI from the coding sequence ATGGAGAGTACCCGCCGCAGCATTGCCAAATCACTGTCCTGGCGCATTCTGGCCACCCTGATCACCTCGGCTGTCGCCTATGCTGTTACCGGCAGGGGGGAGTTTGCCGCCACCATCGGCCTGGTTGATACCGGGTTCAAATTCTTTATCTATTTCGGCCACGAAAGGCTCTGGAACCGGATTCCCTATGGCCGACTTGAAAAGCAGCCTGAGTATTTTATCTGA
- a CDS encoding phosphoadenylyl-sulfate reductase — protein MTPTIVTDTLPWLDPAAGPLDILRQGLKIAGGPVSLACSFSVEDVVLIDLLQQANLPVGIFAIDTGRLNEETYEVAEAVLQRYGVPIDWYFPQRQAVERLERDKGLFSFRDSLDNRHECCGIRKVEPLGRALACLSGWITGLRRGQSVTRTELTALEVDELHGGILKINPLLAWSEADVWSYAEGNRLPVNRLHRLGYPSIGCAPCTRAVEPGAHPRSGRWWWEDLEHKECGLHRR, from the coding sequence ATGACGCCAACGATTGTCACCGACACCCTGCCATGGCTGGATCCCGCTGCCGGTCCGCTGGACATTCTGCGCCAGGGGTTGAAGATCGCGGGCGGTCCGGTTAGCTTGGCCTGTTCTTTCAGTGTCGAGGATGTGGTGCTGATCGACCTGTTGCAGCAGGCCAACCTGCCTGTTGGCATATTTGCCATCGATACCGGCCGCCTCAATGAGGAGACCTACGAGGTGGCCGAGGCCGTCCTGCAGCGCTATGGTGTGCCTATCGATTGGTATTTCCCTCAGCGGCAGGCCGTGGAAAGGTTGGAAAGGGACAAGGGGTTGTTTTCCTTCCGTGACAGCCTGGACAACCGGCATGAGTGCTGTGGTATTCGCAAGGTGGAGCCGCTGGGCCGGGCGCTGGCCTGCCTGTCCGGCTGGATCACGGGACTGCGCCGGGGGCAGAGCGTGACCCGTACCGAATTGACGGCCCTTGAGGTTGACGAACTCCATGGCGGCATTCTCAAAATCAACCCGCTACTGGCGTGGAGCGAGGCGGATGTCTGGTCCTACGCCGAGGGCAATCGTCTGCCGGTCAACCGTCTGCACCGGCTGGGCTATCCCTCCATCGGCTGTGCGCCCTGTACCCGTGCCGTCGAACCTGGCGCGCACCCACGCAGCGGTCGCTGGTGGTGGGAAGACCTCGAACACAAGGAATGCGGTCTGCATCGACGCTAG
- the cysD gene encoding sulfate adenylyltransferase subunit CysD — MNTRMTHLRQLEAESIHIIREVVAEFDNPVMLYSIGKDSAVMLHLARKAFYPGTLPFPLLHIDTTWKFREMIAFRDRVAAEYGLELLVHVNEEGVREQISPFTHGSALYTDIMKTEGLKQALDKYRFDAAFGGARRDEEKSRAKERIFSFRSENHRWDPKAQRPELWNIYNTRVRAGQSIRVFPLSNWTELDIWQYITKENIPIVPLYYAAVRPVVERGGQWIMVDDDRLPLQAGEQVQHKSVRFRTLGCYPLTAAVESTADTLPAIIQEMLLTRTSERQGRLIDHDQSGSMEKKKQEGYF, encoded by the coding sequence ATGAACACCAGAATGACCCATCTTCGCCAGCTCGAAGCGGAGAGCATTCATATCATCCGGGAAGTGGTCGCCGAATTCGACAATCCGGTCATGCTCTATTCCATCGGCAAAGATTCCGCCGTCATGCTGCATCTGGCCCGCAAGGCCTTTTATCCCGGAACGCTGCCGTTTCCCCTTCTGCATATCGACACCACCTGGAAATTTCGCGAAATGATTGCGTTTCGCGACCGCGTGGCGGCCGAGTACGGCCTGGAGCTGCTGGTGCATGTCAACGAGGAGGGAGTGCGCGAGCAGATCAGCCCCTTTACGCACGGCAGCGCTCTCTATACGGACATCATGAAGACGGAAGGGCTCAAGCAGGCTCTGGACAAATACCGGTTCGACGCGGCGTTCGGTGGCGCCCGCCGCGACGAGGAGAAGTCCCGGGCCAAGGAGCGCATCTTTTCGTTTCGCAGCGAAAACCATCGATGGGACCCGAAGGCGCAGCGCCCCGAACTGTGGAATATCTACAACACCCGCGTGAGAGCGGGGCAGAGCATCCGCGTCTTTCCCCTGTCCAACTGGACGGAGCTCGACATCTGGCAGTACATCACCAAGGAGAACATCCCTATTGTGCCCCTGTATTATGCGGCGGTGCGGCCCGTGGTCGAGCGCGGCGGCCAGTGGATCATGGTGGATGACGACCGTCTCCCTCTGCAGGCGGGAGAACAGGTGCAGCACAAGTCGGTGCGTTTTCGCACCCTCGGCTGCTACCCCCTGACGGCTGCGGTGGAGTCGACAGCGGATACCTTGCCCGCCATCATTCAGGAGATGCTGCTGACGCGCACCTCCGAACGCCAGGGTCGCCTGATCGACCACGACCAGTCCGGATCCATGGAAAAGAAGAAACAGGAAGGATACTTCTGA
- the cysN gene encoding sulfate adenylyltransferase subunit CysN: MAHQSDLIAEDILAYLKTQEEKSMLRFITCGSVDDGKSTLIGRLLWDAKMVFEDQLATLEADSRRIGTQGQNIDYALLLDGLQAEREQGITIDVAYRFFSTDRRKFIVADTPGHEQYTRNMVTGASTAQVAVILIDARKGVLTQTRRHSYLVSLVGIRHVVLAINKMDLIGYDQRRFDLIRADYEAFAAALGFEEITAIPLSALNGDNVRDHSDKTAWYDGPTLLEHLETVQVPDDAERKPFRLPVQWVNRPHLNFRGFSGTIASGTVRPGDEVVVLSSGRRSRVERLVTMDGDLPLAGSGSAVTLTLTDEIDISRGDVLAAVQNLPNHADRFEAKVVWLHEEALTPGRPYLLKSGAATVPARVGELQFKINVNTLQQEDGDILELNEIGICRLDLDRAISFDSYRENRTTGSFILIDRLSNATVAAGMIHQPLRTSSGGWQDLKLDRSARGELKGQKPQILWFSLEKGDESSELAALVERKLHSLGRHPFLLTAALLRGGLNADLPDLGDPGQEELRRFYETARLCADAGLIVVAQPPAVAPSPRLRERIQADSALVEIRVGPSRLLRGEEGARIVMVDPGSASLPELAEQIVGQIRQGWPQAEN; the protein is encoded by the coding sequence ATGGCTCACCAATCCGATTTGATCGCTGAAGATATTCTCGCCTATCTGAAGACCCAGGAAGAAAAATCGATGCTGCGATTCATCACCTGCGGGAGCGTCGACGATGGCAAAAGCACCCTCATCGGCCGACTGTTGTGGGACGCGAAGATGGTCTTTGAAGACCAGTTGGCGACTCTGGAGGCGGACAGCAGGCGCATCGGCACCCAGGGGCAGAACATCGATTACGCCCTCCTGCTTGACGGCCTGCAGGCCGAACGGGAACAGGGGATCACCATCGATGTCGCCTACCGGTTCTTTTCCACCGATCGCCGCAAGTTCATCGTAGCTGATACGCCCGGTCACGAACAGTACACCCGCAACATGGTCACCGGGGCGTCCACCGCGCAGGTTGCGGTCATTCTCATCGATGCGCGCAAAGGGGTTTTGACCCAGACGCGACGGCACAGTTACCTCGTCTCCCTTGTCGGTATCCGTCATGTTGTCCTGGCTATCAACAAAATGGATTTGATCGGGTATGATCAGAGACGATTTGACCTTATCCGCGCCGACTATGAGGCCTTTGCCGCCGCCCTCGGCTTTGAGGAGATTACGGCTATCCCCTTGTCGGCCCTGAACGGTGACAATGTGCGGGACCACAGTGACAAGACCGCCTGGTATGACGGGCCGACCCTGCTGGAGCATCTGGAGACCGTGCAGGTGCCCGATGACGCCGAACGCAAACCCTTTCGATTGCCGGTACAGTGGGTCAATCGCCCCCATCTCAACTTTCGAGGTTTCAGTGGCACCATCGCCAGCGGGACGGTGCGTCCGGGCGATGAGGTGGTGGTACTGTCTTCGGGCCGGAGGAGCCGGGTTGAGCGCCTGGTGACCATGGATGGCGACCTGCCTCTCGCCGGGTCTGGAAGTGCCGTGACCCTGACGCTGACGGACGAAATCGATATCAGCCGGGGCGATGTGCTTGCCGCCGTGCAGAATCTGCCCAACCACGCAGACCGCTTTGAGGCCAAGGTGGTCTGGTTGCACGAAGAGGCGCTGACTCCGGGTCGACCTTATCTACTCAAGTCCGGTGCGGCAACCGTGCCGGCAAGGGTTGGCGAACTGCAGTTCAAGATCAACGTCAACACCCTCCAGCAGGAAGATGGCGATATTCTGGAGCTCAATGAAATCGGCATATGTCGCCTCGATCTGGACAGGGCGATCAGCTTTGATTCCTATCGTGAGAACCGCACGACCGGCAGTTTCATTCTTATTGACCGTCTCAGCAACGCCACCGTGGCGGCCGGCATGATTCATCAGCCGCTGCGCACCAGCAGCGGTGGTTGGCAGGACCTCAAACTGGATCGCTCGGCACGGGGAGAGCTCAAGGGGCAAAAACCCCAGATTCTCTGGTTCTCCCTTGAAAAGGGGGACGAGAGTTCCGAACTGGCGGCTCTGGTCGAGCGCAAGCTGCACAGCCTGGGCCGCCACCCCTTTCTGCTGACGGCAGCATTGCTGCGAGGCGGCCTCAACGCCGACCTGCCTGACCTGGGTGACCCTGGCCAGGAGGAACTGCGGCGTTTTTATGAAACAGCCCGATTGTGCGCCGACGCCGGTCTGATCGTGGTCGCCCAGCCTCCCGCCGTGGCGCCGTCGCCTCGACTCAGGGAGAGGATCCAGGCCGATAGCGCTCTTGTCGAAATACGCGTCGGGCCTTCCCGGCTTCTTCGAGGGGAAGAGGGCGCCAGGATAGTGATGGTCGATCCCGGGTCGGCCTCGCTGCCGGAGCTTGCGGAACAGATTGTGGGGCAGATCCGTCAAGGGTGGCCCCAGGCCGAGAACTGA
- a CDS encoding nitrite/sulfite reductase → MNIDYQKLRLDGIYQQDQQGNLMLRIKIPAGVLSCQQAEAVSDIAAQVGTGILHLTTRGSIELHGLRHGQLAEVFRRLAAVGLSSRGACGGAVRGISCSTTFSPAFAVCQAVARNLNRHFAGNPYFEGLPKKFKIGIDGDYTGSRHLIQDVGLVWVGQDEEEQNLFDVWCAGGLGREPQAGFLLENAVPEARLIGLIEAIVAVYRDNTPPPKRLKFLLGQVGEEGFRTLLAKAMAQVATVPRQVSLAGPLTQTRGKIVEAVVFAGELTVAQFRRLAAIARDEAGGFLALTADQNVAFHLAPGANYGKVYEQLGALGLAGEAPEQRVCLRVCPGSHECRMGLSATRDVSRQLVGALSEKGRSRRYAVSGCPNSCSQVQLADVGILTSRQIKDDLGQRRPLFTLYRRQGEGLGVPVAENLSLEELLNNIQRIE, encoded by the coding sequence ATGAACATCGATTATCAGAAACTGCGCCTCGACGGCATCTACCAGCAGGATCAGCAGGGCAATCTGATGCTGCGTATCAAGATTCCCGCCGGGGTCCTGTCCTGCCAGCAGGCTGAAGCCGTAAGCGATATCGCCGCCCAGGTTGGTACCGGCATTCTTCACCTGACCACCCGCGGAAGCATCGAATTGCACGGACTGCGCCATGGGCAGCTTGCAGAAGTCTTCCGGCGACTGGCCGCGGTCGGCCTGAGCAGCCGGGGCGCCTGTGGCGGCGCCGTGCGGGGGATCTCCTGCAGTACCACCTTCAGTCCCGCCTTCGCCGTTTGTCAGGCTGTCGCACGAAACCTCAACCGGCACTTTGCCGGCAACCCATATTTCGAAGGATTGCCTAAAAAGTTCAAAATCGGCATCGACGGCGATTACACCGGCTCCCGCCACCTGATTCAGGATGTCGGCCTGGTTTGGGTCGGGCAGGACGAGGAAGAGCAGAACCTGTTTGACGTCTGGTGTGCCGGCGGTCTGGGACGCGAACCGCAGGCAGGCTTCCTGCTTGAAAATGCGGTACCCGAGGCGCGGCTGATCGGCTTGATCGAAGCCATTGTTGCGGTCTACCGCGACAACACGCCGCCGCCCAAGCGCCTCAAGTTTTTGCTGGGGCAGGTGGGAGAAGAGGGATTTCGTACGCTGCTGGCCAAGGCCATGGCGCAGGTCGCTACGGTGCCGCGGCAGGTCTCGCTGGCAGGGCCTCTGACCCAAACCCGGGGAAAGATCGTCGAGGCCGTGGTCTTTGCCGGTGAACTCACCGTGGCCCAATTCCGTCGGCTTGCCGCCATCGCCCGCGACGAGGCTGGCGGTTTCCTGGCGCTGACGGCGGATCAGAATGTGGCTTTTCATCTTGCACCCGGGGCGAATTATGGCAAAGTATACGAACAGTTGGGGGCCCTCGGCCTGGCTGGGGAGGCGCCTGAGCAGCGGGTGTGTCTGCGCGTCTGTCCCGGCAGCCATGAGTGCCGCATGGGGCTGTCGGCCACGCGGGACGTTTCCCGCCAGCTGGTGGGCGCTCTGAGCGAGAAGGGACGCTCCCGCCGTTATGCCGTTTCGGGGTGTCCCAACTCCTGTTCGCAGGTCCAGTTGGCCGATGTCGGCATTCTCACCAGCCGGCAAATCAAGGACGACCTCGGCCAGCGGCGGCCCCTTTTCACTCTTTACCGCCGGCAGGGGGAAGGCCTCGGGGTTCCCGTTGCTGAAAATCTGTCGCTCGAAGAACTTTTAAACAACATCCAACGAATCGAATAA
- the cysK gene encoding cysteine synthase A has product MSRIYSDNSLSIGRTPLVRLQRLAPEGVTILAKIEGRNPAYSVKCRIGAAMIWDAEKKGLLGPGKEIVEPTSGNTGIALAFVAAARGIPITLTMPETMSLERRKVLKAFGANLVLTPGAKGMGGAIAAAEELAASDPNRYVLLHQFKNPANPAIHEQTTGPEIWQDSDGAIDILVAGVGTGGTITGVSRYIKKTAGKPILSVAVEPVESPVISQKLAGETLQPGPHKIQGIGAGFIPDTLDLDLVDQVEQVSNDEAIAFARRLALEEGILSGISCGAAVAAAVRLAARPEHQGKTIVVILPDSGERYLSSVLFEGIV; this is encoded by the coding sequence ATGTCCCGCATTTATTCCGACAACAGCCTGTCCATCGGCCGGACCCCTCTGGTGCGCCTGCAGCGCCTGGCCCCTGAAGGCGTCACCATTCTCGCCAAAATTGAAGGGCGCAATCCGGCCTATTCGGTCAAATGCCGTATCGGCGCCGCCATGATCTGGGACGCGGAAAAGAAGGGGCTGCTCGGGCCCGGTAAGGAAATCGTCGAGCCGACCAGCGGCAACACCGGCATTGCCCTGGCTTTTGTGGCGGCGGCGCGTGGTATCCCCATTACGCTGACCATGCCGGAGACGATGAGCCTGGAGCGGCGCAAGGTGCTCAAGGCTTTCGGCGCCAACCTGGTGCTTACGCCGGGGGCCAAGGGAATGGGTGGGGCCATCGCCGCCGCCGAGGAGCTGGCCGCTTCCGATCCCAACCGCTACGTGCTGCTGCACCAGTTCAAGAATCCGGCTAATCCGGCCATCCACGAGCAGACCACCGGGCCGGAAATCTGGCAGGACAGTGACGGCGCCATCGATATCCTGGTCGCCGGCGTCGGTACCGGCGGCACCATTACCGGCGTCTCGCGCTATATCAAGAAGACGGCGGGAAAGCCGATCCTGTCCGTCGCCGTCGAACCGGTCGAGTCGCCGGTGATCAGTCAGAAGCTGGCCGGAGAAACCCTGCAGCCTGGCCCCCATAAAATCCAGGGCATCGGGGCCGGTTTTATTCCGGATACCCTCGATCTGGACCTGGTCGATCAGGTCGAGCAGGTCAGCAACGACGAAGCCATCGCTTTTGCCCGCCGACTGGCCCTCGAGGAAGGCATTCTCTCCGGCATCTCCTGCGGGGCCGCCGTCGCCGCCGCCGTGCGCCTGGCGGCTCGCCCCGAACACCAGGGCAAGACCATCGTGGTGATCCTGCCCGATTCGGGGGAGCGCTATCTTTCCAGCGTGCTTTTTGAGGGAATAGTTTAG